A region from the Halichondria panicea chromosome 11, odHalPani1.1, whole genome shotgun sequence genome encodes:
- the LOC135343714 gene encoding zinc transporter ZIP6-like isoform X3 translates to MAFSNFILCITMCFSISGDLHLFKRQADSHGHGSETAADPMCPVTEEVLTHEFNELAEQLSLTGPDGLPCMVEEHGHDENETEHDKDTPGSQLNLTCESTFEFVEQLVLRLNLTSDCCLENGTACEEGATESTVPRTQVSQAYGYGFLMIVVVSACSLLGVFFVPLIKKSTKVGQLYKYFYSLMIALGASALFCDAVLHLIPEAFGLHGHSGEEEAGAEEDQSFIGKGCVIIAGTYFFFLFETILHTWNPHDHSHGIDSLSKGDKSEKATETTENGVSNSLSNGVDVNSDDTSLMEGESHEKGRQVLSTMCIEPTVPHGRCKDTGSTSMPGILHPGGAMESSDHKPSSYESKNLYLKLVYYVRNIKPLAWLIIFGDAIHNFADGLALGAAIAQSLSLGVSTMIALIFHEIPHELGDFVILMSTGMTWYVALLFNFFSALTAVVGFFVGVAISTTSEDANGWILAVAAGVFLYIALVDLLPELIHSNEKGRSRWVMFLMANIGLIISFVALLLLAIYEDALNSLVSL, encoded by the exons ATGGCATTTTCAAACTTCATACTTTGCATAACCATGTGTTTTTCAATATCAGGTGATCTGCATCTCTTCAAGAGGCAAGCTGATAGCCACGGCCATGGCTCAGAGACTGCAGCCGATCCCATG TGCCCTGTTACCGAGGAAGTGTTGACCCATGAGTTCAACGAGCTAGCTGAGCAGCTGTCTCTCACTGGACCAGACGGCCTCCCCTGTATGGTGGAGGAACACGGGCACGATGAAAACGAGACGGAGCATGATAAGGATACCCCCGGGTCTCAACTGAATCTCACCTGTGAGAGTACGTTTGAATTTGTGGAGCAGCTGGTACTGAGGTTGAATCTGACGAGTGATTGTTGCCTTGAGAACGGAACAGCATGTGAGGAAGGAGCAACTGAGTCAACAGTACCGAGAACTCAAGTGTCTCAAG cgTATGGCTATGGTTTCCTGATGATAGTTGTGGTGAGTGCGTGCTCACTGCTGGGCGTGTTCTTTGTGCCTCTTATAAAGAAGAGCACTAAAGTTGGACAGCTGTACAAGTACTTCTACTCGTTGATGATAGCTCTGGGAGCTTCAGCCTTGTTCTGTGACGCTGTACTGCATCTTATACCAGAG GCGTTTGGTCTCCATGGTCACTCAGGGGAGGAGGAGGCTGGTGCTGAAGAGGATCAGTCGTTCATTGGGAAGGGCTGTGTTATCATCGCTGGCACTTACTTCTTCTTTCTGTTTGAGACCATCCTCCACACTTGGAACCCTCACGACCACTCGCACGGG ATTGACTCTTTGTCAAAGGGTGACAAATCTGAGAAAGCCACTGAGACCACAGAAAATGGCGTTTCTAACTCGCTATCAAATGGAGTGGATGTTAATAGCGATGACACTTCATTGATGGAGGGGGAGAGTCATGAGAAAGGCAGACAAGTGCTATCTACGATGTGTATTGAGCCAACTGTACCTCATGGCAGATGTAAGGACACTGGGTCAACCTCTATGCCGGGTATACTCCATCCTGGTGGTGCCATGGAGTCCTCAGATCATAAG cccTCTTCTTATGAGTCTAAGAACCTCTACCTGAAACTGGTCTACTACGTCAGGAACATCAAACCTCTAGCCTGGCTCATTATATTTGGAGATGCTATCCACAACTTTGCTGATGGTTTGGCTCTGGGGGCAGCCATTGCTCAGAGCCTCTCTCTTGGAGTCAGCACTATGATCGCTCTCATCTTCCACGAGATACCTCACGAACTAG GTGACTTTGTGATCCTTATGTCGACTGGGATGACGTGGTACGTTGCTCTCCTCTTCAACTTCTTCTCTGCTCTCACGGCTGTCGTCGGGTTCTTTGTGGGCGTGGCTATCAGTACAACCAGTGAGGATGCCAACGGTTGGATACTGGCCGTGGCAGCTGGGGTCTTCCTCTATATTGCCCTCGTCGATTTG TTGCCCGAGCTGATCCACTCCAATGAGAAGGGAAGGTCTCGCTGGGTTATGTTTCTCATGGCTAACATTGGGCTGATCATCTCTTTTGTGGCTCTGCTCTTGTTGGCTATTTATGAAGACGCGCTGAACTCCCTTGTTTCATTGTAA
- the LOC135343714 gene encoding zinc transporter ZIP6-like isoform X1: protein MPRYILSLVLWSVLFIYTCEGVSKSAVKIKGDLHLFKRQADSHGHGSETAADPMCPVTEEVLTHEFNELAEQLSLTGPDGLPCMVEEHGHDENETEHDKDTPGSQLNLTCESTFEFVEQLVLRLNLTSDCCLENGTACEEGATESTVPRTQVSQAYGYGFLMIVVVSACSLLGVFFVPLIKKSTKVGQLYKYFYSLMIALGASALFCDAVLHLIPEAFGLHGHSGEEEAGAEEDQSFIGKGCVIIAGTYFFFLFETILHTWNPHDHSHGIDSLSKGDKSEKATETTENGVSNSLSNGVDVNSDDTSLMEGESHEKGRQVLSTMCIEPTVPHGRCKDTGSTSMPGILHPGGAMESSDHKPSSYESKNLYLKLVYYVRNIKPLAWLIIFGDAIHNFADGLALGAAIAQSLSLGVSTMIALIFHEIPHELGDFVILMSTGMTWYVALLFNFFSALTAVVGFFVGVAISTTSEDANGWILAVAAGVFLYIALVDLLPELIHSNEKGRSRWVMFLMANIGLIISFVALLLLAIYEDALNSLVSL, encoded by the exons ATGCCTCGCTACATACTGTCTCTAGTTTTGTGGAGTGTTCTATTCATTTACACATGTGAAGGTGTCTCCAAATCAGCGGTCAAGATAAAAG GTGATCTGCATCTCTTCAAGAGGCAAGCTGATAGCCACGGCCATGGCTCAGAGACTGCAGCCGATCCCATG TGCCCTGTTACCGAGGAAGTGTTGACCCATGAGTTCAACGAGCTAGCTGAGCAGCTGTCTCTCACTGGACCAGACGGCCTCCCCTGTATGGTGGAGGAACACGGGCACGATGAAAACGAGACGGAGCATGATAAGGATACCCCCGGGTCTCAACTGAATCTCACCTGTGAGAGTACGTTTGAATTTGTGGAGCAGCTGGTACTGAGGTTGAATCTGACGAGTGATTGTTGCCTTGAGAACGGAACAGCATGTGAGGAAGGAGCAACTGAGTCAACAGTACCGAGAACTCAAGTGTCTCAAG cgTATGGCTATGGTTTCCTGATGATAGTTGTGGTGAGTGCGTGCTCACTGCTGGGCGTGTTCTTTGTGCCTCTTATAAAGAAGAGCACTAAAGTTGGACAGCTGTACAAGTACTTCTACTCGTTGATGATAGCTCTGGGAGCTTCAGCCTTGTTCTGTGACGCTGTACTGCATCTTATACCAGAG GCGTTTGGTCTCCATGGTCACTCAGGGGAGGAGGAGGCTGGTGCTGAAGAGGATCAGTCGTTCATTGGGAAGGGCTGTGTTATCATCGCTGGCACTTACTTCTTCTTTCTGTTTGAGACCATCCTCCACACTTGGAACCCTCACGACCACTCGCACGGG ATTGACTCTTTGTCAAAGGGTGACAAATCTGAGAAAGCCACTGAGACCACAGAAAATGGCGTTTCTAACTCGCTATCAAATGGAGTGGATGTTAATAGCGATGACACTTCATTGATGGAGGGGGAGAGTCATGAGAAAGGCAGACAAGTGCTATCTACGATGTGTATTGAGCCAACTGTACCTCATGGCAGATGTAAGGACACTGGGTCAACCTCTATGCCGGGTATACTCCATCCTGGTGGTGCCATGGAGTCCTCAGATCATAAG cccTCTTCTTATGAGTCTAAGAACCTCTACCTGAAACTGGTCTACTACGTCAGGAACATCAAACCTCTAGCCTGGCTCATTATATTTGGAGATGCTATCCACAACTTTGCTGATGGTTTGGCTCTGGGGGCAGCCATTGCTCAGAGCCTCTCTCTTGGAGTCAGCACTATGATCGCTCTCATCTTCCACGAGATACCTCACGAACTAG GTGACTTTGTGATCCTTATGTCGACTGGGATGACGTGGTACGTTGCTCTCCTCTTCAACTTCTTCTCTGCTCTCACGGCTGTCGTCGGGTTCTTTGTGGGCGTGGCTATCAGTACAACCAGTGAGGATGCCAACGGTTGGATACTGGCCGTGGCAGCTGGGGTCTTCCTCTATATTGCCCTCGTCGATTTG TTGCCCGAGCTGATCCACTCCAATGAGAAGGGAAGGTCTCGCTGGGTTATGTTTCTCATGGCTAACATTGGGCTGATCATCTCTTTTGTGGCTCTGCTCTTGTTGGCTATTTATGAAGACGCGCTGAACTCCCTTGTTTCATTGTAA
- the LOC135343714 gene encoding zinc transporter ZIP6-like isoform X2 produces MPRYILSLVLWSVLFIYTCEGVSKSAVKIKGDLHLFKRQADSHGHGSETAADPMCPVTEEVLTHEFNELAEQLSLTGPDGLPCMVEEHGHDENETEHDKDTPGSQLNLTCESTFEFVEQLVLRLNLTSDCCLENGTACEEGATESTVPRTQVSQAYGYGFLMIVVVSACSLLGVFFVPLIKKSTKVGQLYKYFYSLMIALGASALFCDAVLHLIPEAFGLHGHSGEEEAGAEEDQSFIGKGCVIIAGTYFFFLFETILHTWNPHDHSHGGDKSEKATETTENGVSNSLSNGVDVNSDDTSLMEGESHEKGRQVLSTMCIEPTVPHGRCKDTGSTSMPGILHPGGAMESSDHKPSSYESKNLYLKLVYYVRNIKPLAWLIIFGDAIHNFADGLALGAAIAQSLSLGVSTMIALIFHEIPHELGDFVILMSTGMTWYVALLFNFFSALTAVVGFFVGVAISTTSEDANGWILAVAAGVFLYIALVDLLPELIHSNEKGRSRWVMFLMANIGLIISFVALLLLAIYEDALNSLVSL; encoded by the exons ATGCCTCGCTACATACTGTCTCTAGTTTTGTGGAGTGTTCTATTCATTTACACATGTGAAGGTGTCTCCAAATCAGCGGTCAAGATAAAAG GTGATCTGCATCTCTTCAAGAGGCAAGCTGATAGCCACGGCCATGGCTCAGAGACTGCAGCCGATCCCATG TGCCCTGTTACCGAGGAAGTGTTGACCCATGAGTTCAACGAGCTAGCTGAGCAGCTGTCTCTCACTGGACCAGACGGCCTCCCCTGTATGGTGGAGGAACACGGGCACGATGAAAACGAGACGGAGCATGATAAGGATACCCCCGGGTCTCAACTGAATCTCACCTGTGAGAGTACGTTTGAATTTGTGGAGCAGCTGGTACTGAGGTTGAATCTGACGAGTGATTGTTGCCTTGAGAACGGAACAGCATGTGAGGAAGGAGCAACTGAGTCAACAGTACCGAGAACTCAAGTGTCTCAAG cgTATGGCTATGGTTTCCTGATGATAGTTGTGGTGAGTGCGTGCTCACTGCTGGGCGTGTTCTTTGTGCCTCTTATAAAGAAGAGCACTAAAGTTGGACAGCTGTACAAGTACTTCTACTCGTTGATGATAGCTCTGGGAGCTTCAGCCTTGTTCTGTGACGCTGTACTGCATCTTATACCAGAG GCGTTTGGTCTCCATGGTCACTCAGGGGAGGAGGAGGCTGGTGCTGAAGAGGATCAGTCGTTCATTGGGAAGGGCTGTGTTATCATCGCTGGCACTTACTTCTTCTTTCTGTTTGAGACCATCCTCCACACTTGGAACCCTCACGACCACTCGCACGGG GGTGACAAATCTGAGAAAGCCACTGAGACCACAGAAAATGGCGTTTCTAACTCGCTATCAAATGGAGTGGATGTTAATAGCGATGACACTTCATTGATGGAGGGGGAGAGTCATGAGAAAGGCAGACAAGTGCTATCTACGATGTGTATTGAGCCAACTGTACCTCATGGCAGATGTAAGGACACTGGGTCAACCTCTATGCCGGGTATACTCCATCCTGGTGGTGCCATGGAGTCCTCAGATCATAAG cccTCTTCTTATGAGTCTAAGAACCTCTACCTGAAACTGGTCTACTACGTCAGGAACATCAAACCTCTAGCCTGGCTCATTATATTTGGAGATGCTATCCACAACTTTGCTGATGGTTTGGCTCTGGGGGCAGCCATTGCTCAGAGCCTCTCTCTTGGAGTCAGCACTATGATCGCTCTCATCTTCCACGAGATACCTCACGAACTAG GTGACTTTGTGATCCTTATGTCGACTGGGATGACGTGGTACGTTGCTCTCCTCTTCAACTTCTTCTCTGCTCTCACGGCTGTCGTCGGGTTCTTTGTGGGCGTGGCTATCAGTACAACCAGTGAGGATGCCAACGGTTGGATACTGGCCGTGGCAGCTGGGGTCTTCCTCTATATTGCCCTCGTCGATTTG TTGCCCGAGCTGATCCACTCCAATGAGAAGGGAAGGTCTCGCTGGGTTATGTTTCTCATGGCTAACATTGGGCTGATCATCTCTTTTGTGGCTCTGCTCTTGTTGGCTATTTATGAAGACGCGCTGAACTCCCTTGTTTCATTGTAA
- the LOC135343714 gene encoding zinc transporter ZIP6-like isoform X4: protein MCPVTEEVLTHEFNELAEQLSLTGPDGLPCMVEEHGHDENETEHDKDTPGSQLNLTCESTFEFVEQLVLRLNLTSDCCLENGTACEEGATESTVPRTQVSQAYGYGFLMIVVVSACSLLGVFFVPLIKKSTKVGQLYKYFYSLMIALGASALFCDAVLHLIPEAFGLHGHSGEEEAGAEEDQSFIGKGCVIIAGTYFFFLFETILHTWNPHDHSHGIDSLSKGDKSEKATETTENGVSNSLSNGVDVNSDDTSLMEGESHEKGRQVLSTMCIEPTVPHGRCKDTGSTSMPGILHPGGAMESSDHKPSSYESKNLYLKLVYYVRNIKPLAWLIIFGDAIHNFADGLALGAAIAQSLSLGVSTMIALIFHEIPHELGDFVILMSTGMTWYVALLFNFFSALTAVVGFFVGVAISTTSEDANGWILAVAAGVFLYIALVDLLPELIHSNEKGRSRWVMFLMANIGLIISFVALLLLAIYEDALNSLVSL from the exons ATG TGCCCTGTTACCGAGGAAGTGTTGACCCATGAGTTCAACGAGCTAGCTGAGCAGCTGTCTCTCACTGGACCAGACGGCCTCCCCTGTATGGTGGAGGAACACGGGCACGATGAAAACGAGACGGAGCATGATAAGGATACCCCCGGGTCTCAACTGAATCTCACCTGTGAGAGTACGTTTGAATTTGTGGAGCAGCTGGTACTGAGGTTGAATCTGACGAGTGATTGTTGCCTTGAGAACGGAACAGCATGTGAGGAAGGAGCAACTGAGTCAACAGTACCGAGAACTCAAGTGTCTCAAG cgTATGGCTATGGTTTCCTGATGATAGTTGTGGTGAGTGCGTGCTCACTGCTGGGCGTGTTCTTTGTGCCTCTTATAAAGAAGAGCACTAAAGTTGGACAGCTGTACAAGTACTTCTACTCGTTGATGATAGCTCTGGGAGCTTCAGCCTTGTTCTGTGACGCTGTACTGCATCTTATACCAGAG GCGTTTGGTCTCCATGGTCACTCAGGGGAGGAGGAGGCTGGTGCTGAAGAGGATCAGTCGTTCATTGGGAAGGGCTGTGTTATCATCGCTGGCACTTACTTCTTCTTTCTGTTTGAGACCATCCTCCACACTTGGAACCCTCACGACCACTCGCACGGG ATTGACTCTTTGTCAAAGGGTGACAAATCTGAGAAAGCCACTGAGACCACAGAAAATGGCGTTTCTAACTCGCTATCAAATGGAGTGGATGTTAATAGCGATGACACTTCATTGATGGAGGGGGAGAGTCATGAGAAAGGCAGACAAGTGCTATCTACGATGTGTATTGAGCCAACTGTACCTCATGGCAGATGTAAGGACACTGGGTCAACCTCTATGCCGGGTATACTCCATCCTGGTGGTGCCATGGAGTCCTCAGATCATAAG cccTCTTCTTATGAGTCTAAGAACCTCTACCTGAAACTGGTCTACTACGTCAGGAACATCAAACCTCTAGCCTGGCTCATTATATTTGGAGATGCTATCCACAACTTTGCTGATGGTTTGGCTCTGGGGGCAGCCATTGCTCAGAGCCTCTCTCTTGGAGTCAGCACTATGATCGCTCTCATCTTCCACGAGATACCTCACGAACTAG GTGACTTTGTGATCCTTATGTCGACTGGGATGACGTGGTACGTTGCTCTCCTCTTCAACTTCTTCTCTGCTCTCACGGCTGTCGTCGGGTTCTTTGTGGGCGTGGCTATCAGTACAACCAGTGAGGATGCCAACGGTTGGATACTGGCCGTGGCAGCTGGGGTCTTCCTCTATATTGCCCTCGTCGATTTG TTGCCCGAGCTGATCCACTCCAATGAGAAGGGAAGGTCTCGCTGGGTTATGTTTCTCATGGCTAACATTGGGCTGATCATCTCTTTTGTGGCTCTGCTCTTGTTGGCTATTTATGAAGACGCGCTGAACTCCCTTGTTTCATTGTAA
- the LOC135343724 gene encoding proton-coupled zinc antiporter SLC30A2-like, with the protein MKLYQHSSSSNRDDEISSSVSCSCHHIVTSVTSNSVTTKLVIASLIALLFMIAEIIGICVYKILAIMTDAAHMLSDLAGFLISLFAIWVGSRPPSKRMSFRWHVRVIGY; encoded by the exons ATGAAG ctgtacCAGCACTCCTCATCTTCAAATAGAGATGATGAAATCTCTTCTTCCGTCTCTTGCAGCTGTCATCATATCGTTACAAGTGTAACTAGCAACAGTGTAACTACAAAACTTGTAATTGCATCACTGATTGCTCTGCTCTTCATGATAGCTGAAATAATAGGTATATGCGTGTATAAAAT CCTAGCAATCATGACTGATGCTGCTCACATGCTCTCTGACCTGGCCGGATTCCTCATCTCTCTGTTTGCCATTTGGGTCGGCTCTAGACCACCCTCAAAGAGAATGTCATTTAGGTGGCATGTGAGAGTTATTGGTTATTAG
- the LOC135343719 gene encoding zinc transporter ZIP6-like yields MDFLQVMLLTQYLLLHQYAHSTPLAEEREGNLLIKRASLTEEHDNKCAIAGDDVLHSVTELVNEMSLPGLNRSVCSTSATQGNLSCTELYHFVNQVLLRLNVTTECCLENGTHCGDDHDHDHMSSTAEVYGYGFLMILAVSACALLGVLALPLVRKKSGVGQLYKYFYSLMIAMGASALFCDAVLHLIPQAFHLHGHSGEEEAGAEEDQSFIWKGSVIIAGTYFFFLFETILHSRTAHRHTHEGETVTGKIDNKEADTSSVHSNDGLLTDTDTEKRYGGTGKHEGGKEHTESVKTEEPQVRVYTAMDTNCFARTVQYLFKMKPLAWLIIFGDAIHNFADGLALGAAIAQSLSLGVSTMIALIFHEIPHELGDFVILLSTGMRWHTALFFSLVSQITGIAAFFVGVAISTTSEDANGWILAVAAGIFLYIALVDLLPGLIHISDKGCVWWGRFAMINLGFTLSFIALLLLAIFEDELNKLISS; encoded by the exons ATGGACTTCCTCCAAGTGATGTTGCTAACTCAATACCTCCTGCTCCACCAGTATGCTCACTCCACTCCACTGGCTGAAGAGAGAGAAG GAAATCTCCTTATCAAACGAGCAAGCCTCACTGAAGAACATGATAATAAA TGCGCTATAGCGGGTGACGATGTACTACACAGTGTTACTGAATTGGTTAATGAGATGTCACTACCTGGACTGAATAGAAGTGTATGCTCCACGTCAGCTACACAAGGAAACCTATCCTGCACAGAGCTCTACCATTTTGTCAATCAGGTGCTACTAAGGCTAAATGTGACTACTGAGTGTTGCCTTGAAAATGGGACACATTGTGGGGACGATCACGACCACGACCACATGTCAAGCACTGCAGAAg TTTATGGTTACGGCTTCCTAATGATACTGgctgtgagtgcatgtgctCTACTCGGTGTTCTCGCACTCCCTCTGGTGAGGAAGAAATCTGGAGTTGGACAGCTGTACAAGTACTTCTACTCACTCATGATAGCTATGGGAGCTTCAGCTCTCTTCTGTGACGCTGTACTCCATCTTATACCACAA GCGTTTCATCTCCATGGTCACTCAGGGGAGGAGGAGGCTGGTGCTGAAGAGGATCAGTCGTTCATTTGGAAGGGCAGTGTTATCATCGCTGGCACTTATTTCTTCTTTCTGTTTGAGACCATCCTCCATTCTCGTACAGCTCACCGCCATACGCATGAG GGTGAAACTGTAACAGGGAAAATTGACAACAAGGAAGCTGACACATCTTCAGTACACAGTAATGATGGTCTGCTCACTGACACTGACACTGAGAAGCGTTATGGAGGAACTGGTAAACATGAGGGGGGCAAAGAGCATACAGAGTCTGTGAAAACAGAAGAGCCACAAGTTCGAGTCTACACTGCT ATGGATACAAACTGTTTTGCAAGGACAGTGCAGTATCTGTTCAAAATGAAACCTCTAGCCTGGCTCATCATATTTGGAGACGCTATCCACAACTTTGCTGATGGTTTGGCTCTGGGGGCAGCCATTGCTCAGAGCCTCTCTCTTGGAGTCAGCACTATGATCGCTCTCATCTTCCACGAGATACCTCACGAACTAG gTGATTTTGTGATTCTCCTGTCTACTGGGATGCGATGGCACACTGCACTCTTCTTTAGTCTTGTTTCACAAATCACCGGGATTGCCGCTTTCTTTGTGGGCGTGGCTATCAGTACAACCAGTGAGGATGCCAACGGTTGGATACTGGCCGTGGCAGCTGGGATCTTCCTCTATATTGCTCTCGTCGATTTG CTTCCAGGATTAATTCACATATCTGACAAGGGTTGTGTTTGGTGGGGGAGGTTTGCCATGATCAACCTCGGATTCACGCTCTCCTTTATTGCTCTTCTACTGTTGGCCATCTTCGAAGATGAACTAAATAAACTCATCTCATCGTAG